A window of Marinobacter sp. es.042 genomic DNA:
TGCGTCCCGGGTAATGCCGACACTGAACTCGATCCCACCCACGTGCTGGTAGGAACGCTGAACCGCAAACCCGAGAAATCCACTTTCCGGGAAATGGCTCTTGTATTCCTCCATCAGGTAGCGGCAGGAATCCATGATGGCCGTTTCGCTGTTCAGTTTCTGGACCGTGCCCTTGTAACGACGCTGGGTCGGACTCAGGTCCAGGAAAGGATGGCACGCCTGCTCATGAATAATGGTGATGTCGATGGGGCGCCGCTCAACCGCAAACACCTCCAACACCTCTTCCATATCGTCGCAGTACATGGTTTCGATGGTGCTGATCCCGTAGTCCCGCACCAGATCCCGCGCTTCCCGGTTGGAGAGGTGATACCGACCTGCTCGAAGTGCCCGGTTGACCACATGACGGGTGTGGGTACGGTCTGCAAAGTGGTCGGTAAAGGATTCCGGCGTTTCCGTTAGCAGCCGCTGAACCCGCTGGTGACGAACATGCTGCATGAATGCCATCACGGCTTTCTCAGGATTGAAGAACGACGGCAGCCCGGCCCGGTAAAATTCTTCCCGCGCATCCATGACCGTACTCTGGCCGAGCCAGCAGGTGAACACATTCAGACGTGTACCCTTGGAGGCCTGCACAACGGCATCCGCAATCTGCAGGCTGTCCTCCGTCAGGCTCGGCGCATACATCACCAGCACGTTTGCCACTTCCGGATCCTTGGCGAGAATTTTGATGGCTTGGCCATACAGCTCCGGTGAGGCATCGTAGTTAAGGTCAATGGGGTTTTTACGGGTCCAGTAAGGTGGCAGCAGCTCGGCCAAGGCCTCGATGCTGGATTTCGACAGCTCTGCCAGTTCACCACCAAGATCCGCCAACCGGTCCACGGCCAACACCCCGGGACCGACTCCATTGGCCATAATCGCCAGGGTTTCGCGGCGCAAGGGACGCATCCGCGTCAATGTCTCGAGCGCATCAAACATCTGGCCAAGGCCATCCACCCGGAGCACACCTGCCCTCTGAAGCATGGCGTCGTAGATCGGATCACTGCGTTTCAGGCCATCAGGAAGGTCATGGGGAAACCACTCCGACTCCGGTACACGACCGGACTTCACCGCAATCACCGGCTTGGTGCGGGACGCAACCCGAACCGCCGACATGAAACGCCGGGCACTGGGAATGTTTTCGATGTGCAGGAGAATCGCACGGGTCTGTGTATCCTGGGCCAGGTAGTCGATCAGGTCGTCGTGATCGATATCCATGCCATCGCCCAGGGTCAGGAAGTAGGAAAACCCCACACCACGGGCGAATGCCCAGTCTATGACCGAACTGGCGATGGTGCCGGACTGGCCAACGAAGGCAACCCGGCCAGGGATGGCGCCCATATGGGCGTAGGTAGCGTTCAGGCTGCGTGCCGGGACCATCAGGCCAATGGTGTTGGGGCCCAGTACCCGGATTCCGGTTTCCCGGGCCGCTTCTCGAACCGAATACATCAGGGGCTGGCCGGTTTTACTGTGAGTACGTGACATGCCACCGGTCATAACGATCGCGGTGCGCACCCCGGCCTCCCCCAGCCGCTTGATGGTCTTGGCCACGGTATCCGGCGGCGTACAGATGATTGCCAGGTCCGGGGAAAATTCCATTTTCGAGACTTTCTTGACGCAGGGCACCCCGTGCACGTTGTCGTAATCGTTCTGGTTCACCACCAGTAACCGGCCGGGATAACCGCCCCCCATCAGGTTCCGCAACACCATACCGCCAAGGTTGTCTGCCCGCTCCGACGCACCGATCACCGCAATAGACGCGGGATTAAACAGGCTCTCCAGATACCGGGTGCTCAAGCTGACTCTCCTTTGTATGCGGCCGGCAGACCGTTGGGGAAATAAATGTAATAAAACAGGTTACTTATGAGTGTAACTCTTATCTTAGGCCTTGATACCCCGATGTGAAATGACTATCGCCCTTATAAGACCAAAGAAACACGGCATCGTGCAGTTTTCCCTGATAAGCTTGAAGAAAATATAAGCATATCGAAGGCAGTCCGAGACGTATGACCACGGCATTCTTTTCCCACGATGACTTCATGAAACACAACATGGGGCCGGAACATCCGGAAAGCCCTGAGCGGCTGGCGGCCATCGTCAGCTACCTTGCTGACACTGGCCTGGACCAGAAACTTGACTGGGTCCGACCGGAAGAAATCACCCGCGATCAGCTTCTGATGGTGCATCCGGAAAAATATCTCCATCAACTGGACCTGATGCAACCGACCCGTGGCCGCGTGTTTACCGACCCGGACACGGCCATGATGCCTGACACCCTTCGAGCCGCCCGCCTGGCAGCTGGTGCCAATATCCAGGCCGTGGATATGGTAATGAGCAGCCAGGTTACCAACGCGTTTGTTTGTGCACGGCCGCCCGGGCATCATGCCGAGCGGGCGAAATCCATGGGGTTCTGTTTTTACAACAACGTTGCCCTGGCCGCCATGCGCGCCCTCACCTTTCATCATTTGGAGCGGGTCGCGATCATCGATTTCGACGTGCACCAGGGCAATGGCACCGTAGACATTGTTAGTGGCGACGAGCGTATCCTGATGTGCTCAAGCTTCCAGCACCCCTTCTACCCGCACTCTCACGTGCACCGGCAGGCCGACAACATCGTGAATATTCCGATTGAGGCAAACTGTTCGTCTGAAGAGTACCGGAAGCAGGTGGAGGCGGGATGGCTGAAGCGCCTGAATGAATTCAAACCGCAGTTGATCCTGATTTCGGCGGGTTTTGATGCCCAC
This region includes:
- a CDS encoding GNAT family N-acetyltransferase — its product is MSTRYLESLFNPASIAVIGASERADNLGGMVLRNLMGGGYPGRLLVVNQNDYDNVHGVPCVKKVSKMEFSPDLAIICTPPDTVAKTIKRLGEAGVRTAIVMTGGMSRTHSKTGQPLMYSVREAARETGIRVLGPNTIGLMVPARSLNATYAHMGAIPGRVAFVGQSGTIASSVIDWAFARGVGFSYFLTLGDGMDIDHDDLIDYLAQDTQTRAILLHIENIPSARRFMSAVRVASRTKPVIAVKSGRVPESEWFPHDLPDGLKRSDPIYDAMLQRAGVLRVDGLGQMFDALETLTRMRPLRRETLAIMANGVGPGVLAVDRLADLGGELAELSKSSIEALAELLPPYWTRKNPIDLNYDASPELYGQAIKILAKDPEVANVLVMYAPSLTEDSLQIADAVVQASKGTRLNVFTCWLGQSTVMDAREEFYRAGLPSFFNPEKAVMAFMQHVRHQRVQRLLTETPESFTDHFADRTHTRHVVNRALRAGRYHLSNREARDLVRDYGISTIETMYCDDMEEVLEVFAVERRPIDITIIHEQACHPFLDLSPTQRRYKGTVQKLNSETAIMDSCRYLMEEYKSHFPESGFLGFAVQRSYQHVGGIEFSVGITRDALFGPLVVCGAAGAQINVMTDRQIALPPLNMVLARELLRRTYMYKLLKEHSLKPEEDIRAVSETLVTLSQIVIDIPEIKGLEISPLLFNEQGAVAVNIAINLADKPGRPIIQPYPRELEEWIVLPKSGRRVIIRPVLAEDEPAHRAFHELQSPESIRYRFFQYRKHFSREDVAQMVQIDYDREMVFIANAPREDGEGEETLGTVRTWTDADNLQCEFAVMVHDKMKGEGLGVALMQKMIDYCRARGTMEMVGNVLPDNRPMLQLAEHLGFEIKFNTEEEVMDLRLVLNEPEKDWQRERLGKSAH
- a CDS encoding histone deacetylase family protein; this translates as MTTAFFSHDDFMKHNMGPEHPESPERLAAIVSYLADTGLDQKLDWVRPEEITRDQLLMVHPEKYLHQLDLMQPTRGRVFTDPDTAMMPDTLRAARLAAGANIQAVDMVMSSQVTNAFVCARPPGHHAERAKSMGFCFYNNVALAAMRALTFHHLERVAIIDFDVHQGNGTVDIVSGDERILMCSSFQHPFYPHSHVHRQADNIVNIPIEANCSSEEYRKQVEAGWLKRLNEFKPQLILISAGFDAHRLDPMAELNLDTEDYRWLTEMIVSVASEHSNDRIISTLEGGYHLRALAESVNAHLEVLDSVY